From one Pseudomonas sp. MYb118 genomic stretch:
- a CDS encoding YgdI/YgdR family lipoprotein: MNIKNLGLPLVVATLLALTGCSTPTVVTLQNGTQYLTRDMPDTDTADGFYEFEDISGAKVRVKADEVATVRKED, encoded by the coding sequence ATGAACATCAAGAACCTGGGTTTACCACTGGTAGTGGCGACCCTCCTGGCACTGACCGGATGCTCGACGCCCACGGTGGTGACCTTGCAGAACGGCACCCAGTACCTGACCAGAGACATGCCTGACACAGACACTGCAGATGGTTTCTACGAATTCGAGGACATTTCAGGCGCCAAGGTGCGGGTCAAGGCGGATGAGGTGGCTACGGTTCGCAAGGAAGATTGA